A DNA window from Anastrepha obliqua isolate idAnaObli1 chromosome 5, idAnaObli1_1.0, whole genome shotgun sequence contains the following coding sequences:
- the LOC129248325 gene encoding lysophospholipid acyltransferase 7 — protein sequence MSLDDVIYVICLLSCIGAGQYVKKINDETQRKFISTGLGLLVVFIASGFHVLHCITSTVVGALAVIYVHPSQGHLVTFCIMFGYLVFFRLVHWFGLPNYPGHTNMIQMILTLKVSGIAFEKTAAWKKLRQRDKEIAERQSSEGVASGEQLVEITDYDVELQNIGFVEIFHYCFNYIGVLTGPYYRYRTYRDYFEMPFKDYAPHIAATIDKLKYASLYCTLYLVANYLWPLEYALSDEFYQDRSFLYRLMYVWPTFFIFRMRIYTGLTLSECVCTMAGFGAYPDEADATNGEGPRKQYAHLKRDADKRSYNFTTIVNTRVRSVETCWTFREGMKHWNICIQYWLAVNVYKLFPSKKYRTIVTLLCSAFWHGFRPGHYFCIMGAPFYVSLEDMWNKLVRKDTTGLQRQIIDVIFWIAKFFAFSYLGIAFLLASFANIWKFYSSVYHIGYIGWFVMMALSVYLTKQKKAAEKRRQRKENEKSVGDTEREQRKKVE from the exons atGAGCCTTGATGACGTGATTTACGTCATCTGCCTACTTAGCTGTATCGGAGCGGGGCAATATGTGAAGAAGATAAACGATGAGACACAACGAAAATTTATTAGCACCGGTCTCGGATTGTTGGTGGTGTTCATTGCTTCTGGCTTCCATGTACTGCATTGTATTACATCAACGGTCGTAGGAGCGCTGGCCGTTATCTACGTGCACCCAAG TCAAGGCCATTTGGTTACATTTTGCATAATGTTTGGCTATCTAGTCTTCTTCCGTTTAGTACATTGGTTTGGACTGCCAAATTATCCTGGTCACACCAATATGATCCAAATGATATTAACGTTAAAG GTGTCGGGAATTGCCTTTGAGAAGACGGCCGCCTGGAAAAAATTACGACAACGTGATAAAGAAATTGCCGAGAGGCAAAGCTCTGAAGGAGTTGCTTCCGGTGAGCAACTAGTAGAAATAACTGATTATGATGTGGAGTTGCAGAATATAGGATTTGTTGAGATATTCCACTACTGTTTTAACTACATTGGCGTCTTGACAG GTCCATACTACCGCTATCGCACATACCGCGATTACTTCGAGATGCCATTTAAAGACTATGCGCCTCATATTGCTGCTACCATAGATAAACTCAAATATGCTAGTTTATATTGCACACTTTATCTAGTCGCAAACTATTTGTGGCCTCTTGAG TATGCTCTGAGCGATGAGTTCTATCAAGATCGTTCATTCTTATATCGACTTATGTACGTATGGCCGACGTTTTTTATCTTCCGTATGCGTATATATACCGGCCTAACCCTAAGTGAGTGCGTTTGCACAATGGCAGGTTTTGGCGCTTATCCGGATGAGGCGGATGCCACGAATGGTGAAGGTCCGCGAAAGCAGTATGCCCATTTGAAACGTGATGCGGATAAGCGTAGTTACAATTTTACTACTATTGTAAATACACGGGTACGTAGCGTAGAGACGTGTTGGACATTCCGCGAAGGTATGAAACACTGGAATATATGCATACAATATTGGTTGGCAGTGAATGTGTACAAATTATTCCCAAGTAAGAAGTATAG AACTATCGTCACGTTGCTTTGCTCGGCCTTTTGGCACGGTTTTCGTCCCGGTCACTATTTCTGTATAATGGGTGCACCGTTTTATGTGTCCCTGGAGGATATGTGGAACAAATTAGTGCGTAAGGATACTACCGGACTGCAGCGGCAAATTATCGATGTTATTTTCTGGATAGCGAAGTTCTTTGCATTCAGTTATCTTGGCATCGCATTCCTGCTAGCATCATTCGCTAATATATGGAAATTCTATAGCTCAGTGTATCACATTGGCTATATTGGCTGGTTTGTCATGATGGCATTGAGTGTATATTTAACCAAACAGAAGAAGGCAGCGGAAAAGCGACGACAGCGAAAGGAAAACGAGAAAAGTGTTGGTGATACAGAAAGAGAGCAACGGAAGAAAGTTGAATGA
- the LOC129247650 gene encoding protein transport protein Sec61 subunit alpha, whose amino-acid sequence MGIKFLEVIKPFCSILPEIAKPERKIQFREKVLWTAITLFIFLVCCQIPLFGIMSSDSADPFYWIRVILASNRGTLMELGISPIVTSGLIMQLLAGAKIIEVGDTPKDRALFNGAQKLFGMVITIGQAIVYVMTGMYGDPSEIGAGVCLLIIIQLFAAGLIVLLLDELLQKGYGLGSGISLFIATNICETIVWKAFSPTTVTTGRGTEFEGAVIALFHLMATRNDKVRALREAFYRQNLPNLMNLLATVLVFAVVIYFQGFRVDLPIKSARYRGQYSSYPIKLFYTSNIPIILQSALVSNLYVISQMLAVKFQGNVFINLLGVWADVGGGGPARSYPIGGLCYYLSPPESVGHILTDPIHALLYIVFMLGSCAFFSKTWIDVSGSSAKDVAKQLKEQHMVMRGHRENSMIHELNRYIPTAAAFGGLCIGALSVMADFLGAIGSGTGILLAVTIIYQYFEIFVKEQSEMGGMGTLLF is encoded by the exons ATGGGAA taaaattccTCGAGGTTATTAAACCATTTTGCAGTATACTCCCAGAAATAGCAAAGCCGGAGCGAAAG ATTCAATTCAGAGAGAAGGTGCTATGGACAGCTATAACACTATTCATCTTCTTGGTTTGTTGCCAAATCCCGCTTTTCGGCATCATGAGCTCAGACTCAGCTGATCCATTTTACTGGATTCGTGTGATTTTGGCTTCGAACCGTGGCACACTTATGGAACTTGGTATTTCTCCAATTGTGACGTCCGGTCTGATTATGCAGCTGCTGGCAGGTGCCAAAATCATTGAGGTCGGCGATACACCCAAAGATCGTGCATTGTTTAATGGAGCGCAAAAACTCTTCGGCATGGTTATCACGATTGGTCAGGCTATCGTATACGTGATGACGGGCATGTACGGTGATCCTTCGGAAATTGGAGCTGGTGTATGTTTGTTAATTATCATTCAATTGTTTGCTGCTGGTTTAATTGTACTGCTGCTTGATGAGTTGCTGCAGAAGGGTTACGGCTTGGGCTCGGGTATTTCCCTCTTCATTGCTACTAACATTTGTGAGACTATTGTGTGGAAAGCATTCTCACCAACAACAGTGACAACTGGCAGAGGCACAGAGTTTGAAGGTGCTGTGATTGCATTGTTCCACTTGATGGCAACACGCAACGACAAAGTACGCGCCCTTCGTGAAGCTTTCTATCGCCAGAATTTGCCAAACTTGATGAATTTGTTAGCTACAGTCTTGGTGTTTGCTGTTGTTATATACTTCCAAGGATTCCGCGTGGATTTGCCCATCAAATCGGCTCGTTACCGTGGCCAGTACAGCAGCTATCCGATCAAACTGTTTTATACTTCGAATATTCCCATCATTTTGCAATCGGCTTTGGTTTCCAACTTGTACGTCATCTCCCAAATGTTGGCTGTTAAGTTCCAGGGTAATGTATTCATCAATCTGCTCGGTGTTTGGGCTGATGTTGGTGGTGGCGGTCCAGCTCGCTCCTATCCAATTGGCGGTCTGTGCTACTATCTGTCTCCACCAGAGAGCGTGGGACACATCTTAACCGATCCGATACACGCTTTGCTATACATTGTCTTCATGTTGGGTTCCTGTGCCTTCTTCTCAAAAACGTGGATTGATGTTTCTGGCAGCTCAGCCAAGGAT gttGCCAAACAACTGAAAGAACAACATATGGTTATGCGTGGCCATCGTGAAAACTCTATGATCCACGAACTGAACCGATACATCCCAACAGCGGCAGCGTTTGGTGGTCTCTGTATTGGTGCGCTATCCGTCATGGCTGACTTTTTGGGTGCCATTGGGTCAGGTACCGGTATTTTGTTGGCTGTAACCATCATCTATCAATACTTCGAGATCTTCGTTAAGGAACAATCTGAAATGGGTGGCATGGGCACTCTACTGTTTTAA